In the Salvia miltiorrhiza cultivar Shanhuang (shh) chromosome 8, IMPLAD_Smil_shh, whole genome shotgun sequence genome, GGAAAGAAGTTGCTTGAGATGAACTCATGCTGTGTTGTGGGGATAACCGGAACCCTATAAACTTGTTGGTTTGTGACGGAAAATGGATTTTGGGGTGGTGAGGCACAAGCAAGCCTCTCCTAATGCAGGCTGTCTGGGTTCCGCTGAGCCCAGAGATGAAAAGGGCCATGGATCTGTGAATCTCAAGCACCAAAGATCTGCCCTCGCTGAGGATTACTGGAAATCGCACAAAATGCTCAAGCCCGCTGAAGTTGATTTCTCTGACACTTTCGCCGCCTTCGGAAGATCCAATCTCTGGCCACCGGATGACGGCCAGAAGATGCTATCTTTCTCGTCCCCGGTGCCGACGCCtgatgctgctgctgctgcctccGCCAGGAGCGTCGCCTTCTCGATTTGCCAGGATGAGACCAATACTGGAAATGGAGGTATGCCGTCATCATAAATCATTACATTATTTTTTCGAGAAAAGTCGCTAAATTTGGGAATTTTAGTGCACTTTGTTAATTGGTTTTCGTTCAAGATTTTGATTGACTGTTTATTCTTTTCACTGTTTAATCTGAGATTTGTGTTTAGGGTGTAATTTTGACATAACACGACTTAATTGAGATGAGGATTATTTGTCGAAGATTCCGTTTGATTAAGATATTTTTTGGGTTTTATccagaaaaaagagagagactAGTTTAGTACTTATTTCCATTGATAGATTTATGTGAAATTATAAGTATCTCTTTTCGCGTATAAGGAAATTGTTGTCCTATATTATGAGTTGGAAGTTGACATGAATCTCTAACATTATCTGTTATATTATGGATGTTGTGTTGAAAGTGAAACAAACGATGGAAATTTTGTTGATATTTGAAAAGTGATTCAGGGCGTGGGAGTTATTCTCGATTGAAAGGGCCGTTTACTCCTTCACAATGGATGGAGCTGGAACACCAGGCTTTGATTTATAAACACATTGTTGCTAATGTCCCTGTCCCTTCCAACTTGCTTGTGCCTCTCAAGAGATCCCTCTACTCGTACGGATCGCCCGCCTCTTACGCCTCCAATTTTTGTATGCCTCTCCACTGCTCCAATCTTTGATTTGGAATCTTTTCTTTGTTATGTTTTCTTGATATTCTTTAATCATTTTGTCTTTTTTGTGAACAAGTTTTTTTCATAGTCCCTGTATAGTTTATCCCCATGATCTTTGCCCGTATAGTGACTTTACGATCTGACATTCGAAAATTCCCAATGTTTGCTCGGTTATTATGTAACAGTATCAACGACTTGTTGATCTGGACCAACGGAGGATGATGTGGCTGTTAAGACTCGCCACATAAGACAAAAACTGCAAAACTAAGTCAAAACGATGTTGTTTTGTCTTATGTGGCAAGAGTTGACGGCAACATCATCCTCTGTTAGTCCACATCAACAAGTCTTCGAAGCCGTTACGTAACCAGGCCATAGTTATAATAACGTAGCAAAGATCAGGCTAAATTCGCCTATTGTTAAAGATCAGGCCATAAATgataattaacccttaaaatatTGGTATTTGAAGTAATTAATAATGTGAAGGCATTCTTATATTTGGAGATTTGGGCTCACCCTTGGTGCTCGTGCAGTAGGGTGGGGTCCTTTCCATCTAGGCTTCTCCGGCAGCAATGATCCTGAGCCGGGTAGGTGTAGGAGAACAGATGGGAAGAAATGGCGGTGCTCAAGAGATGCTGTCCCTGATCAGAAATACTGTGAAAGGCACATTAATAGGGGCCGCCACCGTTCAAGAAAGCCTGTGGAAGGCCACGCTGGCCATGCTGTCTCTGGATCCGCTGCTTCAAAGGTGGCATCGATTGCTTCTTCCTCATCAGCATCAGTGATGTCCACCAGCACCGCGTCCAACAGCCTCAGTGCGATGCAACATCAGCTCAATTCCCTGCAGCCTAATGCTGCTTCGACCAACCATCTTGTTAGCAGGTGGATTGTTATAAGAAATGTACCCTTCTCTTGTGATTCATGCTGGATTTTTGTTGTTCTAAAACAAAATATGACTCGTTGTCGTTGGCAGATCACAAGACTTCCGAGGCCTCTCCTTGGTACCGCCAACGGTTGGTGTGAAGTCTAAAGATGCCTCGTTCTCCATTCAGAAGCAGCATGATCCGTTTGAAGAATCATCTCACTCAGAATTTGGGATCGTCTCCTCTGATTGCCTTCTCAATCCTTCCGCAAAGATATCCTACATGAATGGCAGTAACTCGAATTCTTTCAACACGAAAGAGACAAACAGTCAACATCCGGTTCACCATTTTATCGATGATTGGCCAAAGGATCAGTCGGACCGTGCCTCTGGTTCATGGCCAGAAGAACTGAAATCGGACTGGACCCAACTTTCAATGTCCATCCCGATTGCTCGAGATTTCTCATCTTCCTCTAGCTCTCCTGCACAAGAGAAATCTACTCTCTCGACTCTAAGGCTCTCTCACGAGGTTGACCCTATCCATATGAGCCTGGGAGTGAGTCATGATCTTGGTCAACCAGTCGAGAAGCAATCAGCATGGTCTCCTATTGTTTGGGGGAACTCGATGGGAGGACCACTAGGGGAGGTGTTGACGAGCACAACTAGTGGTGGAGGAGGGGGCGCAAATTTCTCATCTTTGAAAGCCTGTAACCGTAGCCCTCAGCTGGGATCGTCCCCCACCGGTGTTCTGCAGAAATCTACCTTTGTTTCCCTCTCTAACAGTAGCTCCGGGGGCAGTCCGACCAATGCTGACAACAACAAGGCTCTTTGCAACGACTTGCTCGGTTCGGCCCTCGGCACTTCTGCAACTCTCTAGCCTGAGAATGACCAAGCCAAACTAATGTGGTAATACAACAATATCTTTTCTTTGCGGATATATGTGTGTGGCTTATTGAAttctgttattttttttttctcttcatcGTTAACAAACGCTGAACTTACAGCTGCTTCGTAATTTGGTTTAGTGTAAGATTTATGTTGTTCATGCGACCTTGTAACCTTTGTAACTCCCTACTTGGCTTGATGatatatccatatatatatatatatatgtgcgtGTGCGCTTTTTGTGTTTTGACAGAAATATTTGGGAAAATATATTTTGGACTGCCGAAGGAGAAAATGTAAATTTTGAGGAGTTTCTTAGATTGTATTGTTAATATACTTTTGTTTTCAGGTGGTTGGAAACATCATTTGTGGTTGACACTCTTTGCATACGCGTTTCTATACTCGTATAATATTTTCACCCTTTACGGAAGAACAGAGAATAGTCCTTGTAGGCTTACATTTTACTACCTTCGACAGCTCCACTTTCTTGTAGAGATAAGAAATAACCAGTTGACACTGGATAGTgttaaaaaatgataaatgtaCACTCTTATgggatatttaaaaaaaaaaaaagtgcacAACTCACAAGAGTATATTAAGTTAATTTAGTAGTGTATCGTGTTGCTTTGGTTGTACTAACTTGTAAGCAGTGACGGAAGGAGGGGGTCCAGTGGGGGCACTGCGGCACTGGGACCCactaaaaatttcaaaataagagtaatatttatatttttagttaaatatagttttaattctaaaaaaaattgttttttttccttaaaacaatcataaattcacaatattttttaatttagctTTGATGTTATTTTATTGGGGCGTTTGGTTGTCAAGATAGAATAAGCATGAAATTATTCGAGATTAAGTTAACCCGAGATTAATTTTATCATAGAGAGTAAGCCATGACTTACAATCCAAGACTATTCCTACATGGCATTGTCCCAAGATTAAATATCAGGCTGTATGGCCCGTATGAACCTAACCGAACATGATATTATAGGattaatctaatctaatccAATATAGCTAGTCCTTCAATCCGAACGGCCCCTATATTGTTTGTtggtattattttttattgaaagagtgaatttgaattttaaattatctaTAATGAACCATCATaaagaaaatagtaaaatttgaatttcaccTTGCAATTTACTTTCaatgtttattttactttttaaattatgttatggattgtttgttttagtttctttattaataatatttttttaattataacttgATTTTATTATATGAATTATTAGATATTATAgttaatatatttaagtaattaatcctagtatatatatatatatatatatgtgtgtgtgtgtgtgtgtatatatatatatatatatatgtagtatccaagcttatggtAGTACCATAGGACCAATTTTTAACCACACATTTAtaacatgtggcgcatcaagatggtgacacttGGCAaggcattccaaggcaaaatctggagaggggtaaaattggaatataattttcagaattaaaaattaaaaaatatatatatatatattttttaattttcacaaaatagatatattttagatgcataaagtctcacacgaagatgcataaagttttcacatgaaatgcataactttgaacagaacatttgatttttacagttttgatattttcaccaccccaccccataccaccccccaaccctccccattaccaccctaaaaaataggcatgtttcacatgcatataaaattaaacaaaaatgcataaagttttcacataaaaatgcattaaattatacaaaaaatgcatttcattttaataaatctggtattttcgccaccccacccctgccccacccccacccacccccctccccccaattttttttttcaaaagctgattttctgattgctgactccccccacccccctcccccccccccccaatttttttttcaaaaactgattttctgattgctaacccacccccacccacccacaaaaaaacttatttgtagttaatgtttaatacattttcatgtaataatatatgcattttattgttcttgattatgcattcttcttttttatatacacatgttttataatattttattttaaggtatagggtttagggtttagtgtttaggttttttagtgtttaggtttttagtatttaggtttaggttttagggtttggTGTTTAGTGTTTAATGTTTAGGGGTTTTTATGTTGTTTAGGGTTTAagtgttttagggtttagttttagggtttagggtctagggtttaggtttagtgTTTAGTTTTTCGTgttttaggatttagtgttaCGTGTTTCGGGGTTCGGGTTTCCGGTTTAGTGTGGTAGTGTTTTCGTGTTTCGGGTTTAGTTTTAGGGCTTCGTGGTTTATTGGTATTAGTTTTTAGGGTTCAGTCTGTCGTTTTTCGTGTACTACCGTTTTTGTGTTTACCGTCTTTTTTTTAGAGGTTTGGCTTTTCTCTTTCGGGTTTCCTGCTGTTTCGCTTTTCGTGTTTTCTGTGTTTAGGGTTTCGTTTTTCAGGTTTTCGTTGTCGTGGTTTTTAGGGTATAGTTTTCGTGCTTAGTCCATTCTTTAGGGTTTTGTATTTCGTGTTTCGAGGTTTTCTGCTGTTTGCTTTCGCTGTTTTAGTATtaagggtttagtgtttaggatttttttttaaagtatttgcaaaaaataattaattgtagttaatgttttatgcattttcatgtaataatatatgcatatcaGTGTATGAAATCCTACAGAAAATCAGTGGTTAGAAAATAAGTTttcgaaaaaattaaaaaaaaaaaaattgggggggagagggggggaggggggtggggtggggtggggtgggggtggggatgggtcgtggtcagaaaatcagtttttgaaaaaattaaaaaaaaattgggggggcggggcggggtggggggggggtgcAGGGGTgaggtgaaatcttatgcatttttatatgaaattgcATCCATCTTAGTTTGAacctttatgcatctaaaatatgaatattttgataatataaaaatatatatatatttttaatatacgaatttttttttccaattttacccctgtCCAAATTTTTGTCTTGAATTGCCTTGGAAGcttcttgccacgtgtcacaatctCAATGCACCTCTTATCCAAAtcgtgtggtcaagatttgatCCTACGGTACTActataagcttggatactacaagaactcaaccctatatatatatatatatatatatatatatatatatatatatatagggagaggttcaagaaagaaccataaataaaagaagaccggagaaccattttcagccattcgatcatcaagatctacggtggatgcatcatcttgttggatgaatgcagatcctgggatcgaatcctgaagggagcattttttttaatttttttagtgcattaattttaacagcgaatgcattaatttttacaatggatgcattagatttgatgattctcccgttctcacaaataatgtagttctctctagaaccacaccctatatatatatatatatatatatatatatatatatatatataaattattacaaATTGGCCCCGAAACAAAATCCTGACTAACGTCGCTGCTTGTAACTTGTAAGGCATCCATGAGAGGAAATTTCCAACTACTTTTAATGTGACTATATTAAGTCCGTAACAttccaaataaatataaaaatataagggTTAATAGTGATTTTATCCATTCtcatagataaaaaaaaatatctactataaaaaaattataaaaattgtcCATTTTATTAAGATTAAAAGGACAAATTTGTTATTACTTAAATAGCAAATTTTGTTCAAATAACAAACTTTGCTCAACCACAACGAATCCAATATGAGCATTAATGTATTTGTAataaatactccatctgtccacaaaaaatagtcctaataaaagacggcacgagttttaataaaaataattattataatatgagtggagaaaggatcccacttaaa is a window encoding:
- the LOC131001826 gene encoding growth-regulating factor 1-like isoform X2; this encodes MDFGVVRHKQASPNAGCLGSAEPRDEKGHGSVNLKHQRSALAEDYWKSHKMLKPAEVDFSDTFAAFGRSNLWPPDDGQKMLSFSSPVPTPDAAAAASARSVAFSICQDETNTGNGGRGSYSRLKGPFTPSQWMELEHQALIYKHIVANVPVPSNLLVPLKRSLYSYGSPASYASNFWWGPFHLGFSGSNDPEPGRCRRTDGKKWRCSRDAVPDQKYCERHINRGRHRSRKPVEGHAGHAVSGSAASKVASIASSSSASVMSTSTASNSLSAMQHQLNSLQPNAASTNHLVSRSQDFRGLSLVPPTVGVKSKDASFSIQKQHDPFEESSHSEFGIVSSDCLLNPSAKISYMNGSNSNSFNTKETNSQHPVHHFIDDWPKDQSDRASGSWPEELKSDWTQLSMSIPIARDFSSSSSSPAQEKSTLSTLRLSHEVDPIHMSLGVSHDLGQPVEKQSAWSPIVWGNSMGGPLGEVLTSTTSGGGGGANFSSLKACNRSPQLGSSPTGVLQKSTFVSLSNSSSGGSPTNADNNKALCNDLLGSALGTSATL
- the LOC131001826 gene encoding growth-regulating factor 1-like isoform X1, yielding MDFGVVRHKQASPNAGCLGSAEPRDEKGHGSVNLKHQRSALAEDYWKSHKMLKPAEVDFSDTFAAFGRSNLWPPDDGQKMLSFSSPVPTPDAAAAASARSVAFSICQDETNTGNGGRGSYSRLKGPFTPSQWMELEHQALIYKHIVANVPVPSNLLVPLKRSLYSYGSPASYASNFLGWGPFHLGFSGSNDPEPGRCRRTDGKKWRCSRDAVPDQKYCERHINRGRHRSRKPVEGHAGHAVSGSAASKVASIASSSSASVMSTSTASNSLSAMQHQLNSLQPNAASTNHLVSRSQDFRGLSLVPPTVGVKSKDASFSIQKQHDPFEESSHSEFGIVSSDCLLNPSAKISYMNGSNSNSFNTKETNSQHPVHHFIDDWPKDQSDRASGSWPEELKSDWTQLSMSIPIARDFSSSSSSPAQEKSTLSTLRLSHEVDPIHMSLGVSHDLGQPVEKQSAWSPIVWGNSMGGPLGEVLTSTTSGGGGGANFSSLKACNRSPQLGSSPTGVLQKSTFVSLSNSSSGGSPTNADNNKALCNDLLGSALGTSATL